The following proteins are encoded in a genomic region of Brachypodium distachyon strain Bd21 chromosome 1, Brachypodium_distachyon_v3.0, whole genome shotgun sequence:
- the LOC100838635 gene encoding pentatricopeptide repeat-containing protein At1g63080, mitochondrial yields MALKVASCIRFARPRLLWSMLTYHPCSDAPAARACEAAGSSAAFESAIRSLKNNLQPERLTRVLDSTSDLNLALRIFKWASSQRIFVHTADTYACMISKLGAVGNCDEMDILLKEMIKLNVPVLDKILNDLVQYLISKNRYDEALLVVQNACSGKLKLSVSSCNVVLCGLAKEGRGLRPFVRAYMEIVKAGVLPDADTLNWLIEALCGAGRLDLALIQFDRMSKKRCTPNSHTFKILITALCSHGRADESVELFEKMLQLRCIPDISFYFQVLPVFCKFNKPKEASKLHQMMKQNGLQLDLHLYSALIRCLCENRLLDAAVTTFKEMTASGHTPMANTYVNVVDCYCTFAQFHKAVSFLEENDVAETEPYNVLLRAFGKAARLRDSVSYLEEFQKRGLVDCQSWNTVITQFCNEGNIRRASELIGRMVLSSFTADESTYSSVVSCYCRLGLYKNALDMFRKVSVGNLLLNSESFSQLVECLCHTKRIQEAAEVFKYHCKRGCSLRSKSLDMLIQGSCMAGMIREAIRMRSLAVCTGTSCTFSTYNTIIQALFQLKKEKDALLILAQMLMEGCVLDSYAYNVLLRCFLTKETVLEAAILFNRMVNDGFVPDQETFELLVPDMAVFSLLSTVSESLLKVVNIDGVMSPRISNIIIYGLIKEGFKNEACKFLDQMLDKGWVPDSKTHSVLVGTVDGKEATEVNNVYQKTDDDIVSNILLEGLE; encoded by the coding sequence ATGGCTCTAAAGGTTGCATCTTGCATTCGGTTTGCAAGACCACGCCTATTATGGAGCATGCTAACATACCACCCTTGCTCGGATGCACCTGCTGCTCGTGCTTGCGAGGCTGCAGGGAGTTCTGCTGCGTTTGAGTCTGCAATCCGGTCACTCAAGAACAATCTCCAGCCAGAGAGGCTGACCCGTGTTCTTGATTCTACTTCAGATTTGAACTTGGCCCTTCGGATCTTCAAATGGGCATCAAGTCAGAGAATTTTTGTTCATACGGCTGACACATATGCCTGCATGATCTCCAAGCTCGGTGCTGTTGGGAATTGTGATGAGATGGACATCCTCCTAAAGGAGATGATCAAATTGAATGTTCCTGTGTTGGATAAAATCTTGAACGATCTAGTTCAATACCTGATTAGTAAAAACCGTTACGATGAAGCATTGCTGGTGGTTCAGAATGCTTGCTCTGGGAAACTCAAGTTGTCAGTCTCATCTTGCAATGTTGTGTTGTGTGGTTTGGCCAAGGAAGGGAGGGGCTTGCGACCATTCGTTCGTGCGTACATGGAGATTGTGAAGGCTGGAGTTCTTCCTGATGCGGACACCTTGAATTGGTTAATTGAGGCCTTGTGTGGAGCTGGCCGTTTGGACCTGGCACTGATTCAGTTTGACAGGATGAGCAAGAAAAGATGTACTCCAAATAGCCATACTTTCAAGATACTCATAACTGCACTTTGTTCCCATGGCAGAGCGGATGAATCAGTTGAACTCTTTGAGAAGATGCTGCAGCTGAGATGCATTCCTGATATCAGCTTTTATTTTCAAGTGTTGCCCGTGTTTTGTAAGTTCAATAAACCCAAGGAGGCAAGTAAATTGCATCAAATGATGAAACAAAATGGCCTTCAGTTGGATCTACATTTGTATAGTGCCTTGATTAGATGTCTGTGTGAGAACCGACTACTGGATGCTGCAGTCACCACATTTAAAGAGATGACAGCGTCTGGTCACACACCAATGGCAAATACATATGTTAATGTTGTAGATTGCTACTGTACATTCGCACAGTTCCACAAAGCTGTGAGTTTTCTTGAGGAAAATGATGTTGCAGAAACAGAACCATATAATGTACTGCTGAGGGCATTCGGTAAAGCCGCTAGACTGCGAGATTCAGTTAGCTATCTTGAGGAATTTCAAAAAAGGGGATTGGTTGATTGTCAGTCATGGAACACAGTAATCACTCAGTTCTGTAATGAAGGGAACATTAGAAGAGCATCTGAGCTTATAGGTAGAATGGTACTTTCTTCTTTTACAGCTGATGAGAGTACTTATTCTTCTGTTGTATCATGTTACTGCCGGTTAGGGTTGTACAAGAATGCCCTAGATATGTTCAGAAAAGTCAGTGTTGGGAACTTGTTACTGAATTCAGAATCTTTCTCGCAGCTGGTAGAATGTTTATGCCACACGAAGAGGATCCAAGAAGCTGCCGAAGTTTTTAAATATCACTGTAAAAGAGGTTGCAGCCTTAGAAGCAAGTCACTTGATATGTTAATTCAAGGGAGCTGTATGGCTGGAATGATACGTGAAGCAATCAGAATGCGTTCACTAGCTGTTTGCACTGGCACTTCTTGTACATTTTCTACTTATAACACAATCATCCAAGCACTATTCCAattgaagaaggagaaggatgCATTGCTTATCCTTGCTCAGATGCTGATGGAGGGTTGTGTATTGGACAGCTATGCATACAATGTTCTCTTGCGTTGCTTCCTCACCAAGGAGACAGTTCTTGAGGCAGCTATCTTGTTCAACAGAATGGTGAATGATGGCTTTGTTCCTGACCAAGAGACATTTGAACTGTTAGTCCCTGATATGGCCGTGTTTTCTTTACTTAGCACGGTTTCAGAAAGTTTACTAAAAGTGGTAAATATAGATGGAGTGATGAGCCCTAGAATTTCTAACATTATTATTTATGGCCTTATCAAAGAAGGCTTCAAGAATGAGGCGTGTAAGTTTCTAGATCAAATGCTAGACAAGGGATGGGTACCTGATTCAAAAACACATAGTGTATTGGTTGGCACCGTTGATGGAAAGGAGGCTACAGAAGTTAACAATGTATATCAAAAAACTGATGATGACATTGTGAGCAACATACTGTTGGAGGGACTAGAGTGA